The following nucleotide sequence is from Malania oleifera isolate guangnan ecotype guangnan chromosome 4, ASM2987363v1, whole genome shotgun sequence.
TAAGTACCGAAAGTGATTTGAAGGTTTCGTAAGCGTAAATTTATTTAGCTAATTAATTACCGAAAGTGATTTAAAAATTTCACTTTTTTGATAgaaaagtacatgagactactgaaaattttgaaccatgctttatttatttttttataaaaaacttCAAAACTTTGTTGGAACTtagaaaatactaaaaaaaggaaagtaaaatattaaaaaatccatatttttatatttgattttgaagaaaagtataaaaaatttaaaaatatactaaatttataaacaaaaattaaattttacatattattactatttaatttttttaaaaaaattttaatcatattaaaacaaacatttatttttaataatatataataaaaacaaataatacaaaaaaatcattttttttttcttttctcaaataaaatcgttcATTTGAATAGAACTAACCGAAAAATTTAATAGCTTTAtagtaaaatataatattaatttgaagcaatttttttttaattgagatAGTAAAATGATTGGGCTTTCAATACCtgcaatttttaaataaaataaaacataatatttaattaaaatttaaaatttattctttatCCCGTGAACTAATAGATTAAACTAATGCAAGTATTacagcctatatatatatatatatacatatatttttttttttccaaaaaaattaagTGAAAAAACAAATTAATATATTTAACTTCTGTCAAAACTTAGTCAAAGATAAATTGAACAAAAACCCACCTCAAGTTCTTCATTTACAGAACtttctgtttatatatataaatatatatatatatatatgttcagaGACTTCAGACCCATCTACACATACATGAAATtcaacaacaataaaaaatttttaaaaaataaaacaaaataaaaataaaaataaaaacccatCTACCAACCCTTCTTCATAACTTTAATTTGAAggtaaaaattaatatttttaggttaaaaaaaaaaacatatttcatttttcctGCAACTCAATACGACGCCTCAGATTAAATTCAACGGGCTCAACGATTGATCATCTCCATGTACTGATTCAGCGACTCCTGCCTCTGCAATCTCATCTCCTCGTTGAACTTGTTTATGAACGCTTCCACTCGCCGGTTCAGCTCCTCCTGACTCAGAGACGACTCTTTCCGGAGTCGAGTGGGCTCCGGCGCCGGCGGCGACATGTTGTTCGTCCGGTCCTTGAACGTCTCCGATTTCTTCGCCTTCTGAGGGGATGCGTACTCCGCAGGCACCTCGGGGCTCGGACGGCCGTGATGTTCCCACGTGTCCGACTTCTTCAGGTGCCGCGTCAGCGGCATCGGACGCCCCTCCGTTATCGCCTTCCACGTGTTTTCTAACGTCTCGTGCCGTTTCGGCTTCGCCACCCTCAGAGCTTTTCCACctgaaaattaaattcaaattgaaaattttaaaagactGTTTTGTCCTTCTCTCTATCAGATTTTACCGGTGGTGACAACAAAAAGCAGGACGGAGTGAAAGGGCATTTTAGACAATTCGTACGATTTACTGCGTCAAGGAGACGCCACTACTTTCAGTCACTCGAAAGATACTGGAAAAACTTTAGTGACAGAAACAGGGAAAGGCAAACGGCGTCGTATCTGTGACTGTCATGTCCAACGACGCCGTCCATCTTCTCATTGTTCGAGCTTAAAATATTGTGATACCGGATCCGATGGAATATGCCAAGCAGGGTTCAGATGCACTGCCGGCGATTCCTTGTGGTCGCCGGCGATAAACAATTTGAAATTTGACCATGAAAAATTTGAACCAAACCGATTTACTGTTGTATTAATTTGGAGCAAGTAAGAAACTAATTTTTTACCTTCTGGACTGGCTTTAACTGATTTCCGGTGATTGAATCGAGCAGAAACCGGAGGTTTCTCCGCCGGCGAAAGATACCCCGTCGGAATCTCCGTCGAATCACTCCTCGACGGCGGAGTCCACGTCGACCTCGAGATCACAGACACATCTTCATCTTCTGCCTCCGAACTATTTATCACAGTCTTCACCTCGAGAACCCTAGCTTCGCGCTGCTCGCACCCCATCATCGGCCATTCGACGACATCATAGGTCGGCTGAATCTCCATCGGCAGATCAGCCGAGAAGTTCGCCGGTACCGGGGCCAGCGCCACCGGCACCGGCACCGCCTCCAGCTGCTCGTGGGCGCTCTGTTGGCGCCTTGAAGAAGCGGCGATAGCGATGATGATGCCGTTGATGATAACGTACAGAAACGGGGGCTTGAGCCACGACGCAAGAAATTTCCACATCACAGGAACTTCATTCACTACGAACTCTACCATCGCCGGAACGGAGAGCTTCAGAGCCACGGCCATGGACAGGACGCCGACAGAGACGAAAAAAACCTTCAGAGAGAGAATCCAGGTGGCCGAGTTTCGAGGCAGGAGAACCATTTTTTCAGGTGACTGAAATTACCTCCGGCGAGAAGCTGGTTTTGAGTCAGGATGGTAGTAATTAGCAAAGAGAGAATGGAGAGTGATTGTGAGTGAGATCAGCGACCGTGCTGCGGTTGGGAATTTATAGAGCGGGGACAGTGACGGGGGTGATGGACGCGGCTCTTTGATGAAATCTAGGCCGTTGGATCTAGTTCGTGGATGGTGGAGGGAAAATGGAAAAgagtaaaattaaaaaaatagtcgagttttctcaatataacaaataatataacactaatttttatttttcaatttttcaaaaaattataaaaattagttattttcttattttttgtaatatttttataaagtaaataaatagtaataaatagTTTTGATACTAATTATTTGTGAAaacaattatatttatatttttaatttttaaataattaaaaaaatgtcacttcatttttcatctttaaaattttgataaaaaattgaaaaagacctttttattatttttctaaatttttaatttttgaatgatAGCTCAGATattggactttaatttgtgtggattctttttaaaatttcttataaattcgcataaattcaaatttgagtCCCAATATTTGTAATTCTGAATATTatcttaaaaatttaaaaatttaaaaataaattattatttttgtaattatttaaaaatttaaaacttagAACTAAAATAATAAGTTTTTTTACAAATTTGAAAGAACTCTTTGTTTTCTACCTTCtttaatacaaattttaaaaaatttaaaattttataattctttgaaaaagtaaaaattgaaaaacaagaaatGTTTTCCATAACTAATCAGGCtcttaattcttttttttaaaaaaaaaacttctaaagataatattttaaaatcataaattttaaattttaaatttaaatttgtatgaatttaaaagaaaattaatttatttttttaattatattttgtttaaatttaagaTCCAAATTTCACACTCCAACATAGAATATGTTAAAACTTGATAGACATTGTTACCACACAACCTAGTAGTTTATGTAACGATctggaaaattttaactatttaaaataataagaaggataaaaagggggaaatagaagaaagggggaaatttttttaaaaaggtaatagcaggcgctcgtcgacgagaaaactACAGAGCCTCGTCGTTAAGTATGTttttctcatcgacaagggtttacagagagagggttttgaatacctgaatttcatcgacgagatctcagtctcgttgacgaggccacgtggcaactTGCTTATAAATAGGGACAAATCAGATTTTCAGCGAGAATTTTATTTCTCCTTCACTTTTTCTTTCTAAGCCACGGCTCCTTTGCCTTTTCTCTTTGATTCCGGGCCGGATGTAGctcggttcgatgatcggaagctaccacaagactcctgagaagattctctacaatataagTAGAGCAGATTTGATTGGAGAAGTTTGGAAAAcattccaaaaccagggtaagtgaaataatttaaggttttattattattttgaggtatttagAGCCTAAGaagtattatatgggtattttttttttcctgagatttgaggaatttggaaaatttggaatACAttgtctcgttttgttgattttaggcagGAATTCTtaggagtaggtaaggggaaatattttataattactttttaataattttaaaagactAATTTCGGGTATAATTTCAACATATctaggtataatttttctgaaacaTGCTggtattaaaaatattgattatatatatatatatatatatatatatatatgtatgtatgtatgtatgtatatattatattgggaaaaatcgtatggttgaaaccatttttgttaattaaatgattgtgagcattgtggaatgatgaatcattgagatTACGAATAATGTTTGGCAGTGATTTCTGCCTGGGTGATTATACTAGTTAATTGCagatactgatgttgtgtatactgtggtagaactgtgaatgtgttgaatgattggttgcttttgacttgtgttgtggttcatgtaaattgcgatatagtgtTGGAAGTGGTATGTGGAGGTCATATATcttacctggtataaccgtcatataacgttggcagtggtatgaggaggtcgttatatgaacGTTtgtattgggaggtaaacattgacaATGGTacgaggaggttgtttacctatttaccatgaacgaaGTGTTTGTTTTGTAACCTGTGAGGTTtgatttgtcctgtgtggaccatttctgtgtggacatatatgttgtgtgattgaTAAGTCCTGTGGCGACCAGTTCTATGTGGACATATATGCTGTGTgattgattagtcttgtgtggaccagtcctgtgtggacatatatgctgTGTGATTAATTTGTCCTGTGTGGATTGTGTAATCTATGTGATTGGTTTGTCCTGCGTAGACCATCCCATGTGGACCTATATGATGTCTAATTGACAGTCCTTTGTGGACTAGTCATGCGTGGACATGTATGATGTGTGTGATACAAGTCTTGTGTGGATGATTACATATTGTGTGAATGTAGACCCTGTGTGAATATGATTGAAGACTGTATGTTTATCTTGTATCGATTGTTTGTGATTTGCATATATGTGTGGAGTTTTGTGAAGCGAATATGGTTGGTTGCATGTGACTTCAATTgattaagtatttagggtaaagtagattactccacccgagggcttactgagaaaggcgagtactctggtaattatttgtggaaaCCAGAGTAGAgagaagccacttgtatgggcaggtgatcttccctattctcggagactttacctgaatacataacctgtgacgacctgctcaatttccacattttttttttataaactcaatatcacaaatcccagttcagcagatcataatccacgtGGACCCAtggtaccagggataaatcagaacacgacacggaagcctaagcagcaagaaacacataatcataatattgtaaaaatataaaacatccatcacattactgcaaataccagagtcattataccactgtatttcagtatatacatctcaaaagaacaaaatctagggacacaTCCCACAAAATCCTAACTGTCCCTagtaaaacttacccttcaaaaagggcagacaacaacTTTAGCTTGACGGgtcttttcccgctctcctatctggggctcctgaaaagcttataaaatttagggatgagacgcctctcagtaagggaaataaagtaATACCAGTTTGTGGCagcatgagtatttcgtgttctacgtataccatacataatatatttagtaactgttttgtcaaatttgagaaaacatatatatatatatatatatatatatatatatcaaatcatggtagaacatactgcattttcataaacaaatcTCATCTCAAATAATAGTAATAACctaaaacattcctggtaggttagctggctgttgtcatgtattacccccacatgactggattgtgtggcccgaaggcaggacctaataatggttgaccgaccactgccaagtcaaacgtacagtctgtaagtttgatgggtctgcctgacctggtccgtacactaggggcgatcacacacacttcttaaaaaccacatcaactatccaatctcacaccactccgtacagtggcgttaacacaaatatcatgatcacgaagaccatggacacatagcaacggtaccgtgcaagtgctagcctagaccaagccaaccaggttctgatatcatatagtatatactgaaactgtgatacatagatatctcatatcataaattttcacatcaatcatatcattttgcatatatatatgtgtgtcagaaaaatcatcggcccgtacgcagtatttcacatcatagcacagcccatacgctgaaAAATCACACCcttagcacggcccgtacgccggcaaatcatatcattgcacagcccatacgctggcaaatcacacacatagtacggcccgtacgccagcaaaatacataaaaatctcagcccgtatgccggtttttcattatGAAAATCCGTATTATTCACACACTCCttgaaaacagtatttcataataatttatactcatgccacactaacatattttcacaaattcaacatatcatcattttcaacagtatttcccaaatatatataaatcatatattaatatattattttctaacatggaatgctatatatacatatacatttccttaaaaagaactagcttagtttattccttacctgattcctgaaaaacccctaagaaaatctacccTGCTCCCGCAGgattctcaactcaacaccctgaaaacaatattttctagaactaaagttcagtatttctaagcatataacacttttctcaTCTATCAAaagtccaaatattgagtagaaagccttaccttggatttgggatggtttccaccttactttcaccaacgatccgctctgtcagatttggagagaacttccccaagagcgtcgtggtgacttcagattatCGATTCAGCGAAGATTTGGCCCGAAATTGACCCGAAATTGacgaaagagagagaaaggaccgaaggggagagagattTCTTACTTATGAAGtaaatttttggatttttctatttataggacaggggatttcgtcgatgaaccacgtcattcgtcgacgaatccttcaataatttcgttgacgaattttagtccttgtcgatgaaattcagtcggctctgaacgcctctcggtatttcttcgttgacgaatcccctgcgttcgtcgacgaggccctgataacttTCCCTTGGTTTATCCTTCCAAAGTTGACGAACgtgaagtgttcgtcgacgaagtcgattgCCTCATTCTGTTTCGgtttccattcccttttcttttattgtttaaataccattttaaattcgggCCGTTACATAACCCGAGGGTTTAGTGAGAAATGTGAGTACCCTAGTGttagtactagagtagagggaatctaattgtatgggcggatagacttccctattctcaggaattattaataaaatactTATGTATGTGGGCATGAGACTGGATGACAAGACGTTGACCATGAGATGAATATGAGTGTGATATTTTGGCTGCTAGTAGATCATGAACGCGATTGtatgaatatttttaattatatattaaacacttcaaccacacactattataaactatttcttctttattgagaggtgtctcaccccgtcaatgatttaatcttttcaagttatctaggtgattgagcttagatagctccagggcgagatagttttgtgagtggtactaAAACGATTATGTTTTTAGTTCTTATGTTTAATATATTCTATTCAGGTTTGAAATATGATGAAAgatgttgtaattattatggatttgCGTgagtaaatatagaactctggtatattttattgaggttattttattattaccgctgcgtgaatggtatcagagacgagtgttggtctcataacacttcgGGACCCACATGGCGGGTCTGGAGCGTTACAgattaaacttttaggtaaagtggtaatttaataTGGTATCAGATGTGGTTACTAGGAGACCTTGTGTTATATCTGGCTGCACGTGTGGGGGAAGCGTtgaagtttgatatacattgttagcccaaaacctaacaacttaaacttttagttaaagtggtaatctaaaaGAATAAATGATTTTTCCCTTGTCTTTTGAATaaaggaggatttttttttttgttaataaaattatATGCTTGAGGGTTCTTTGGTAACTATGAAAAGTTTAAGAGTTGCAAtgtcatatttaaaaaaattacctTATATTTGGTTTATGAAATGCTtatttttgggaatatagtaTTATAACAGATTAGCTACAATTGGTTATGCAAAATTATGCTGATACtataaagtaaataaaaatgagaattttagTAAGCAAGATCAAGATATATGAGGGTCCTATAAATAGAGAAATTATAAGGTTTAATAATATCTTTATATTAGTAAGCAAGATTAAGATATATGAGGGTCCTATAAATAGAGAAATTATAAGGTTAAGTGACGACACAACATCATGTTTTCTGATTAGATCTTAAAACTTTAATTTTAGGAattttgatattttgggatgAGATATATATGGACAATAAAATATAAGGTAAAAATTAGCAAATAAATTTGTGCCCGTCTCTTGAAATATATCTATGTTAGGTGACATTTGAACAATATCATTATATTAGTATATAAGAGATGCAATCACGAGGGTCCCATAAATCGTATTTGGTGGTTAGATTTGAGATTTAAATTTAGAAGTTTTGAGATTTAATTTGAT
It contains:
- the LOC131153197 gene encoding uncharacterized protein LOC131153197, with amino-acid sequence MVLLPRNSATWILSLKVFFVSVGVLSMAVALKLSVPAMVEFVVNEVPVMWKFLASWLKPPFLYVIINGIIIAIAASSRRQQSAHEQLEAVPVPVALAPVPANFSADLPMEIQPTYDVVEWPMMGCEQREARVLEVKTVINSSEAEDEDVSVISRSTWTPPSRSDSTEIPTGYLSPAEKPPVSARFNHRKSVKASPEGGKALRVAKPKRHETLENTWKAITEGRPMPLTRHLKKSDTWEHHGRPSPEVPAEYASPQKAKKSETFKDRTNNMSPPAPEPTRLRKESSLSQEELNRRVEAFINKFNEEMRLQRQESLNQYMEMINR